Proteins found in one Thalassophryne amazonica chromosome 1, fThaAma1.1, whole genome shotgun sequence genomic segment:
- the c1h8orf74 gene encoding uncharacterized protein C8orf74 homolog — MDSLTESEISEIAKLERAAGVQRLGCHFSWPEFSDERTDLHQEFVYDVAMFAADQGYPWPNVIRAAVVAKVIFLGMNGLDPLSLMSLVKDSLSGCFQNLTPSQQKDFAKYFLDTCVARQQLFQAVVSGAANVTVTQLHLEVRLPPRLVPLSQGVELHEWEQRRHQYDLAAALRQKEEELKRIRQGSRVTLGEIDVPKSEGLDKEGVLEAVRAAVRVAGGQVQASLDLEASLVSDIIRLKAQQAAQTTTAPQSSDLSDDSYVTATKTKQDKARPAKTRGKESAHAL, encoded by the exons ATGGATTCCCTCACAGAGAGTGAAATATCTGAGATAGCAAAACTGGAG AGAGCTGCTGGCGTACAGAGGCTCGGCTGTCACTTCTCGTGGCCTGAGTTCTCTGATGAACGGACGGATCTCCACCAGGAGTTTGTGTATGATGTTGCTATGTTTGCCGCAGACCAGGGCTACCCGTGGCCTAACGTGATCCGAGCAGCGGTGGTGGCCAAAGTCATCTTCCTGGGAATGAACG GTTTGGATCCACTCTCACTAATGTCCTTGGTGAAGGATTCACTGTCTGGGTGTTTTCAGAACCTTACACCCAGCCAGCAAAAGGACTTTGCCAAGTACTTCTTAGACACCTGTGTGGCTCGGCAGCAACTTTTCCAGGCGGTGGTGAGCGGAGCCGCTAACGTAACAGTGACGCAGCTCCACTTGGAAGTACGGCTGCCACCCAGACTGGTTCCTCTGTCGCAG GGCGTCGAGCTGCATGAGTGGGAGCAGCGGCGTCACCAGTATGACCTAGCAGCCGCTTTGCGGCAGAAGGAGGAGGAACTGAAGCGTATCAGACAGGGGTCAAGGGTCACTCTGGGTGAGATTGATGTTCCAAAAAGTGAAGGGCTGGACAAAGAG GGTGTTCTGGAGGCAGTCCGTGCAGCGGTGAGGGTCGCCGGAGGTCAGGTGCAGGCGAGTCTCGACCTCGAGGCCTCACTGGTCAGTGACATCATACGGCTCAAAGCGCAGCAGGCTGCACAGACCACCACGGCGCCGCAGAGCTCCGATCTTTCTGACGACAGTTACGTCACGGCAACAAAGACAAAGCAGGACAAAGCGAGACCGGCAAAAACAAGAGGGAAAGAGTCCGCACATGCACTGTGA